One genomic window of Pelmatolapia mariae isolate MD_Pm_ZW linkage group LG5, Pm_UMD_F_2, whole genome shotgun sequence includes the following:
- the pdhb gene encoding pyruvate dehydrogenase E1 component subunit beta, mitochondrial: MAASLRCFLRSGKNTVSALQRREFHRSAPAAVQMTVRDALNQAMDEELERDERVFLLGEEVAQYDGAYKVSRGLWKKYGDKRIIDTPISEMGFTGIAVGAAMAGLRPICEFMTFNFSMQAIDQIINSAAKTYYMSAGLQSVPIVFRGPNGASAGVAAQHSQCFAAWYGHCPGLKVVSPWNSEDAKGLLKSAIRDENPVVVLENELLYGVPFEMSEEAQSKDFTIPIGKAKIERQGNSITLVAHSRYVGHCLDAAAVLAKEGIECEVINLRTIRPLDVECIETSVMKTNHLVTVEGGWPQFGVGAEICARIMEGPAFNYLDSPVTRVTGVDIPMPYAKILEDHSLPQVKDIIFSVKKTLNI; encoded by the exons ATGGCAGCGTCCCTGAGGTGCTTTCTCCGCTCCGGAAAG AATACCGTGTCAGCTCTGCAGCGGCGGGAATTTCACAGGAGCGCTCCGGCCGCAGTACAG ATGACAGTCCGTGATGCCCTGAACCAGGCAATGGATGAGGAGTTGGAGAGGGACGAGCGGGTGTTCCTGCTGGGTGAGGAAGTCGCCCAGTATGACGGTGCCTACAAG GTGAGCAGAGGACTGTGGAAGAAGTATGGAGACAAACGAATTATTGACACTCCAATCTCAGAG ATGGGGTTTACTGGTATTGCAGTGGGAGCTGCTATG GCTGGTCTCAGACCCATCTGTGAGTTCATGACATTTAACTTCTCCATGCAAGCCATTGACCAGATCATCAATTCTGCAGCAAAGACCTACTACATGTCAGCTGGGCTACAGTCAGTCCCAATTGTTTTCAGAGGCCCTAATGGAGCATCAGCAGGTGTCGCTGCACAGCATTCACAGTGCTTTGCTGCGTG GTATGGTCACTGTCCCGGACTGAAGGTTGTAAGTCCATGGAATTCAGAAGATGCTAAAGGCCTCCTGAAATCAGCCATCAGAGATGAAAATCCTG TGGTGGTCCTGGAGAACGAGCTGCTGTATGGCGTTCCCTTTGAGATGTCAGAGGAAGCGCAGTCCAAAGACTTCACCATTCCCATTGGAAAAGCAAAGATTGAGAGACAAG GCAATAGCATCACCCTCGTTGCTCACTCTCGGTATGTTGGTCACTGCCTGGATGCCGCAGCTGTCCTTGCCAAAGAGGGAATAGAGTGCGAG GTGATCAACCTTCGGACCATCCGTCCCCTGGATGTGGAGTGTATTGAGACCAGTGTGATGAAGACCAATCACCTGGTGACTGTTGAGGGTGGCTGGCCTCAGTTTGGGGTTGGAGCAGAGATCTGTGCCAGGATCATGGAAG GTCCTGCCTTCAACTACCTGGATTCTCCTGTTACCAGAGTAACTGGCGTAGACATCCCCATGCCATACGCTAAAATCTTGGAGGACCACAGCCTGCCACAAGTCAAAGACATCATCTTCTCTGTGAAAAAGACCCTCAACATCTGA